The sequence CAGAAACAGGACTTAAGCTTACAGAAGTAAGAAGAGAATAATACTAGATAAGCAAAAGGGAGTTGGAAAACCTTTGGGAGCCAAGACAAAGGAAGTCGCTCCCTCCGTCCCAAATTTATAGATCCTATTTCCTTTACAGGGCGACCCAGAATAAGGCTCTATTTCCTAACACTGGAACCTTTTGTCAAACATAACTTCTCACTTCAAGTAATGATGTAAAATCACTAACTCTAGACCACTACTTTTAGAGATAATAATGTAAACATATGCTAAACCTACTCTTTCAACTCTCACCTAGAACTCTGTGGCAAGTCAAAGAGGATACGTTATTATGAAAGGAAAGAGTAACTAGGTTTCTTTGTTCAGCCTTTAGAAACTAATTTGTAGGAATGGATTTGGCGCAAAAAGgattattaactttttatcaGAAAATTGAGAGGAGATCaaatttgaagtatttgaGATTATGAAGACACCCATATGAGAATGAGAATACGAAAATGATAATCATATTACCGGGTGTAGAAAGCTGGCAAATGGAAACTCTGCAAGTGATTCCTCCCCATCTGTTAACTTCTCTAAGATCTTAGAAGCTCCTTCACTGCTTAGAAAGTCATCTCTTTCCGGAATCAAGTTTCTTGACGACAATCCAAACACATTGTTGAGGGCTTTCTGTGCAGCATAATCCACCcgatttcttcttctttgacTAATCAAGACCCTGATGTAGTCCAACATCAATGCATCAAGGACAACTTCATCACAGCATAGTTTACAGATAATCCCATCAAGTGTCGGCGAGCGATTTGAAGATGCATCAGCTGAATATCCATGGGCAGATCCTCCCTGGCTAGTTACACCATTGTAGCTTGAATTCACCTTTGTATTATAGGATGCAAGCAATAGAGCTCCTTTCCCTGCAGAACAAACTTTGCAAACCCTTCTTCCGCATTCAGAACAGACGAAAATGGATTCTGAAGCCGGGGAAGATGATGAAGTCAAGGATGCACCAGCAGCTGGCCCAGTCTCAGCACGAACTTGGCATGCAGCACCTGAACACTTCTTTCCGATTTCAGTAACATTCCAGAAATCAACAGAACTTTCATCAGATAGTCCAAGCCCAATTGAAGAAGTAACTTTATCTTCTAATGAAGCCTGCCCTAGCAAGGCCAGGGTGCTTGCCACCCTGTATAAGCTTCCCATGTATGAATCCTCAAGCAACAAATTTGGGTTTATACTGGCAGGATCTACGCCTAATGACAAGAGGGCCCTATCCCTGTCAGCAGCAGAAAGATTCAGCCGAAGACGTTCTATTTCAAGCTTCACAGCTTCCATGAAATCTAATCTTCTTTCCTGCTAATTAAtagaaagaaaggaagaagGTTACATCAAGTTGGTCAATGAAGCAGGTGCCACAAAAGTCATGGTGACAATTCAAATTGGTACTTCCACAGTATTCTCAGAGACAATCAGCATGCATGGTTGTATTATATGACCATGCTTGCAGAACAAGGAACTTATAGAAGTACCAGCATTCATGTTAACCCAAGTTACAGGCATAACTAATCATGTAAAACATCATTTAAGCAGTTAGCTATGAGGGAGCCAGACTAAGAAAGTATCACACAGTTAGAGCTGCTGAAGTACAGTTGAATCAAGACCACTGAATCTAAATGGAAAGTGAACACTTTGACAAGATGAAGtttcttttctcaaatttCACAAGAACCTTGCAAAAGAAGAGTTGTTGCAACAGAAAACGCAGAACAGTTTATAAATAACACACATGTAAATACTTGGTAAATGACCAACAAAATGCGTCCACATGAGTGTGTTTTCATTCTTGGAAGGGAAAGGTACCACGAGCTACACTAAGTGAAAAGTTTCTTTTGACCAATAAATCATATGAATTAGAAACATCAATGTACCACCTAGAACAAGTAAAGATCAATTAAGCAACTATTCACCCTAACTGTCAAAGCTTCAGCAGCAAATCTGTACATCCGTAATCTTGAATCGACTAAACTCAactatcattttaaattttcagtcTAATTGATCTTATACCAATTTGATGTAGGAGAAATACAAGCTAGCAAAGGATTGTGATGGAAATTCACACAACTTTATATCTTCATGCCATATGGGTAAAGTTCATTAAATGCTCATGAGTTTCCAGCAACAATCAACTAATACAGCAATCTCAATCTAGCCCAACCATAATATCAAACTGACACAAAGAGGAGCTGGAGACATGCCTACACACACCACGCTAAAGTGGTTTAATGGACTTAACAATGTTAAAGGAATGCTCCTCCCTCAAAGCATTAGTTGGCAACCCAAGCACAGGTTGGGGTGGGGATGGTCCATGAATTGCATGATATACTTCAATCCTCCTCATGTGGCACCTACACAGTATTTGATAACGTGCCATGGCTTTGCATATCATATGCACCAAAGAAAGGGTTTGTATAAGAGCAAATTTCAATACAGTGATCAGTAACATCTATCATTTAATCAGGAGTTCGGAACAGGAACAGCAACTCGATGTCTTCTGTAAGCAGAAAATGCATGGGAGTTACTCACTTCTGTTCCCCGTACATCTTGATCAATTGAATGAAGGaaaaaccacaaaaaacaGCCTGTTTAAATGATAACAGATTCAAGGGAGGCAGCAGCTACATTTTGATAACTTAATACTATAATCgatctaaatattaaaaatgtctTCATGTGACAAGAATCTTAAAAAAACTAAANNNNNNNNNNNNNNNNNNNNNNNNNNNNNNNNNNNNNNNNNNNNNNNNNNNNNNNNNNNNNNNNNNNNNNNNNNNNNNNNNNNNNNNNNNNNNNNNNNNNNNNNNNNNNNNNNNNNNNNNNNNNNNNNNNNNNNNNNNNNNNNNNNNNNNNNNNNNNNNNNNNNNNNNNNNNNNNNNNNNNNNNNNNNNNNNNNNNNNNNNNNNNNNNNNNNNNNNNNNNNNNNNNNNNNNNNNNNNNNNNNNNNNNNNNNNNNNNNNNNNNNNNNNNNNNNNNNNNNNNNNNNNNNNNNNACAGGCAATTGTTAGAAGTCTTTAATTCAGTAACAACATACCCAGTGAGGTCCTGCAAGGTGTTTGAATGATGTAATATATTGTTGAGATCCATTATCCGAATGTCCTTGAGATGAGACTATCTTGGAGTGGTCACTTCCATCGGAAACTGGCTGAGCGATAGCGTCATCCAAGAAGTCGAGTAAGTCACTCCCCTTGTTAACAACAGCTTCTGTATGTGGTTCAGATATGGAGTCTGAAAATCTTAGTTCTCCAGTCAAAAGGTCTACAAATGAGTTGGCTGATGATTCTGATTGAACCGATGGAGCCCTTCTGTCATTTGTTAAATTAGAAGCAAAAGCATTGGTATCTGTTTCAGAAAGAAATGGACTGGTTTCCTTTTGGTGACTATTGATGCGTTCAACAAACCTAGCACCATTTTCTTCACGGGAAAAAATTGACCTCCATGGAAGAGAAACTCCAAGGATCTCTACCTGCATGCAGACTCAATTGGTATTGATATCCTCtcaatatatttcttcaaacaaCATTTAGTTGATGTTTCGTACCTCACCAAGTGTCATTGGGCCTCTTCCAGGTATGGCAGGATAAAAGGTTAGCGCAACAACTCGAGTAAGAAAATCCAGTTCTCCTTCCAGTTCTTCAAAATCGTATAACATGGAAGGGCTAGAGGTTTCTTGGGCATGCAAACGTGCACCAGCCCCAGTGACGGCCATGTCTTCTGGACTGGTAGGTCCTGTTAACGGTATCAGAATGTTGGTCCCATTTGCACATTGAGGTATAGAAGCTCCCTGTGAAGGTTAATGTTAAACTAGAGACCTTAAAGCCAACTGAAACTGCTATTACAAATGGAAACAACTTTATATCacttttgatttcttctgATTGCAATGTACAAAGATATTTTAAGGGAAAGActagttattttaaaattggcAGTCAAGCATGAACCTGCATTAGCAAAAAGTCAAAGTGGAGTAAATGCACATATTCCTAGTTTTCCCATCATAAGATTCTACATAATTGTCCTTTCAGTTCCAGAAGGCTATAGAGAGTAATAAAACAAGAAGGAAGAAACACATAAGTAGATAGACACCACTCAAATGCAGATACCAGTACCATGCAAATCGCagcaaaaaaatagtaaacaaTGTTAACAACTGATGaataaaagaccaaaaaagcAATAAAGGTATCGCCCTATGTTTCTGTATCAGAATTTTCCTTCAACTGTAAAAAGCATCCAATGCTCTCAAAGTAAGAGACGTTAACATTTGGAATGGAACCAGCTGCGGTAAAAGACAAGAGTATCCCTAAAATTACTCAagttaaaaactatttttgcaTCTTCAAATCTCTCAGCACATGTATTTCGCAAGACAAATTTCAGGCTTCCAGATATATTTAGAAACTGATGCTCCTTACAGTCAAAAATTTTGTCCCAACtatgaaaaattgtatataaagtGATATACGATGAGTAACTAAAACTAGAATTGTAGCTGGTAGATTGCTGGAGGTTAGAGGTCATtgcataaataaattcaaaggaATGCAGATGATTTACTTCTTTTAAATGGTTCAAGATCGCCAAATACAAATACAGAAGCTGGCAAAATGAGGGAGTGAAGAGTAACAGAGCTCAAAAGCTCCTCTACTGTCCAATCTTTGTCATTGCATAATTTTACCCACGTCATAGATGATCTACTTCTTTTGATTGGTTCAAAGACCACCAtacacaaaatacaaaatacagAAGCTGGTAAAGAGGGAGTGACAAGAACAACAGAGCTTGAATGTTCCTCTGATATTATTCCCTCTTTAACATATCATATAACATGAATCAAGCAACACCGAACAAGAAACAGAGGTAAGCCAATGTATTTCTAAAATCTTGAGCTTTTGCAAAAACGATTTCCTTGTATCTCAAATTAGGTATGCTTAGAATGTTAACTCTAACTCAATGGCCTCCAGAATTCATAAGCCAGAAGACAGACCATGAAGGacttttaatttctctttgGGAGAATGATTGGGAATATTAAGATTGAACAGACTTAAAATGATTGTACTCCAAAAACGCAGTAGGTAGTTAAGTTCTTCAACAAGAGAAGAAACAATTTCGACAAGAACTAAACGGAACACTATTCTTGTCGGGAAATTATCTGGAAGTACACCCAGCAAACATGAAAAGGTTTGGGTGTAAAAACTAAAGGTCATACAGTTGAGAAGATCAATATAGAGATATAACAGACCTCAAGAACAAGTTTGAGTCCATCCAGATAGCGTCCGGTCCTCACATCAACTGTTGATGGAAAAGTAGTATCATCAGCACCATGAGCAACAGTCAGAAGAAGCTGACAAACATGGCAAGGCTCCCCAAGATAGATAAAGAGTTCAACCACATCTGCGGCCTGCGCAGAAACCTATTGTATGCATACAAAAAGTAATAACTTATTAAATGAGATGGACCAAGGCTTCAAATAGCAGAATTTGGAAAATGAGAACATTTTTGAAATGCATAACAAATCTTCCATAACAAAGAATGCAAAATCTGATACCCATATAAggtcttttcttttgaaactcAGGAGACTAGCTCCGCCATCAGAAGATGAAAACATGCTTGGAACTGGCTTCAAAAAGCATCCAAATGGGCGAGAAGGTACCTGATGTAATCAGCAAAAATCATTATATTCTGCAAGTCAAACCACGAGACTGATCACATTTTGCAGACATGCTTGCAAGGCTGGAAACCAATTCACTTGAGAGAGTTCATATTTCAACTAAAGTGAAAGTCCAGATTGATAGGATTGGTGGATTGAGTTATTTTGACAGTTTTCATGAACATATCATTCCTATGAGTTCTGATCTCCATTCTATAACCTTACTACTGCCATGtacaaataatcaaatttcagCACAGGATGACAAAAATACAGTCAAACGACAGACCAAACCATATAACTCAGACATTGTACTCATATTTGAGATTAATTTTTGAGACATGTCAGCATATGACCATCTCATCTGTAGTTacttaaagaatttaaattgtgCAAAATGACTTATTGGAATATCAAACTGTTTGCCATATGCactatttgaattattttcacATACATCCGTCAGCACATATAGGTTATATATTCCACATAGTTCATAGCAATATTATAAACACATTCCTTAACTAAGTGAACtgcttttaaaaattattattctgaGACTAGTTTACAAGCCGCCTCCTAATTATTTCAACCTTGCAGTGGAACCATCAGAATTTCTCGTGTAGATATGATTGGATCTGTTACTTCTGGGTAtccaaattttcttctattagCTTCAAGATTCAAGTGTTTGAACCAGTTAAAAGGCAAAATAGTAGTTGGTTTAGCGATATCTGTTCATACTACAGAAGACATgataaagaaaagatctaGCTGATAAACTCCAATCCCCTGTAACAATGCTGCAATTTAGAGAGATTAAGAAGTTACCAAATTAAAACTAATGCCCTTTTGGTATTAGTACAGCAACAAAAGAAAGTGAAAGGTTTCATCTGTATTGAACCACACACAGAAGAGTATAGAAGTTTAAAAGAAGCTCCCAAtgggaaaataaattatgacgAGATGAAAAACTTATGAAAAGAAGGAATTATAGAATCAAAGAAGTTGGAAGAGCCAAGAACAACATAAGCAACAAGCACAGTGGGGAACTCAAGGGCATATTAATTGCTGAAATTCCAAGATTACATACATGTAAGGGATGGAACATGACTGATGGAAAATGCTTGAAGAGCCGTAGCCCCAGAAAAATCTCTAATTGCTTCTGGCGGGAGCTATCTACAACTGCATTCTTATATCTTCTCTGTAGTGTGATTTTCATATTCTGTGCTGCTGAGAACTGTTTAAACTTGCCTGCTTCCTCACTGAAGATGCTAAGAATTTGACTGTGCATAGCCTTGGAACCCGTATACAACGTCGCATGAATGTCACCAGCAACTAAGAAAAGATCAGCTAATTGAGAAACAGGCGACAATATAGTTGATCTCTTAAACTCTTCGAAGGTCATGTCGAACCTTTTCCAAGGTTTATCTGGACAAGGATGATTCCAGGTTGTAGTCCTCGTGTTGTGATCAATATAATATGTTTTCCCAGTCACAGCATCAGACCGTTTCTCCCAGCCAGGAGGCAATGGGGCCACATATCCAGCATAGTTACCAGGTGATTGATAACCATATGCCAAATCACTATCAAGTGATATGCCTAACCGTCTGCATTGCTCCGTAAATACCTGAAGTGCACCAAAGAAACTAGCAGCATTTGTTCTATCCAAAGAATCCGCACAATTGAAACGTATTACTCCATTTTGATGTGATCTTAAGCAGAAGGCACCATCATAGTCGTCATTATAGATTACTTCACCTTTGCAATTGTTAATCCTTTGACGAGAGGGCAAATAATCCCCCTCAGAAATGCCAATAGAAATTGTGGGTGCCTTTAGAAGATACCAAAGTCCTTCAATTGTTTGCTGTTCTCCCTTCAATTTTACACTAGCATGCCAATCATAGTTTATCAAGTGAATCCGAGTATAAGGAAGTTTCCCAATGGAACGAATATAGTTTAGCGATTCTTCAAAATGCTGAACTAAAATAGATTCTGATTTCCCTTCTCCACTCCTTAGTAAGTTGACGCACACAATTGGAACCAGAGCACTTTTTTTCTGATTCCCGCCAGAAGCTGTACCTAGATTTCGTGAATCATATCTTTGCGACAGCCTTTGATAGTACTGCGCACTTCCTTTATAAGGATCGCGATCTGATACATATATTTCCGCTTCTGCAGCAGTAAGTTTTAATTCAGCACCCCACCAGATAGGAATGGTGCCTCTACGCCAAATATAAGTGTTGAAAGGAACACTTTGACCAGCCTTTTTGGGAATCCAAACAAGTTGTTCACACTCAACCTCATTACCTGccattcaagaaaataagtgTGTGACAAGGGGGGCACTAAGGAAATAAAATGTGAATGATGGTTGTCAATAAGATGATATTGAAAAGCTGGATATGAGAAATACCATTGAAACAGGATCATAAACAATGCAGTTTCCAATGGAAAAGATAACACAATGACATCTAACTggacaagaaaatatataaaagagcaTGTAGTGGCTCAAGCTTACAACTACATGTgttggaaagaaaaatgaacagGCAAGCAAAACATACTCCATACCATAAGGATGATGGAAAGGGAGGATCCACTTGGCAAAAAGGAATTCTAACCTATAAGCAGCAAGGATACAACTGCTATTTGGAATGTTTTCATAGTAAAATGTCAGTCAGGACACAGCACCTAAGATACTTTGCTGTTAGTTGTTCGGAAAGAAACTCTCTGCTGTATGTGAAACTAATACTCAAAATTACGGggtatggaaaaaaaatctgaaaccAACAAGGAGAACAAATTAAAGCTTGTTAAATTTATAGTGTCGATAATGATATGGTGAAGAGTCAACCATGTCAACTGCACAGCCATGCGTAGCTTAGATAACAATCTTGCAAGTTGCAAATAATGCAAAAACATGGATCAGAAGCATGTATTAAGTGAATGAAGAACAAATTAAgaccaaaaaataaacattccAGAAGATAAATGCATCTTTCCTAATAAATTCTG comes from Sesamum indicum cultivar Zhongzhi No. 13 linkage group LG10, S_indicum_v1.0, whole genome shotgun sequence and encodes:
- the LOC105171948 gene encoding probable phosphoinositide phosphatase SAC9 isoform X3 — encoded protein: MESSAGRFLRDTSVVVVTLDSSEVYIIISLSTRTDTQVIYIDPTTGALRYTAKQGYDVFRTQNEALDYITNGSKLLCKSVTHARALLGYAALGSFALLLVATRLTASIPNLPGGGCVYTVTESQWIKISLQNPQVQSKTENKNIQELTELDIDGKHYFCETRDITRPFPSRMPVQNPDDEFVWNKWFSMPFENIGLPQHCVILLQGFADCKNFGSLGQQEGVVALTARRSRLHPGTRYLARGLNSCYSTGNEVECEQLVWIPKKAGQSVPFNTYIWRRGTIPIWWGAELKLTAAEAEIYVSDRDPYKGSAQYYQRLSQRYDSRNLGTASGGNQKKSALVPIVCVNLLRSGEGKSESILVQHFEESLNYIRSIGKLPYTRIHLINYDWHASVKLKGEQQTIEGLWYLLKAPTISIGISEGDYLPSRQRINNCKGEVIYNDDYDGAFCLRSHQNGVIRFNCADSLDRTNAASFFGALQVFTEQCRRLGISLDSDLAYGYQSPGNYAGYVAPLPPGWEKRSDAVTGKTYYIDHNTRTTTWNHPCPDKPWKRFDMTFEEFKRSTILSPVSQLADLFLVAGDIHATLYTGSKAMHSQILSIFSEEAGKFKQFSAAQNMKITLQRRYKNAVVDSSRQKQLEIFLGLRLFKHFPSVMFHPLHVPSRPFGCFLKPVPSMFSSSDGGASLLSFKRKDLIWVSAQAADVVELFIYLGEPCHVCQLLLTVAHGADDTTFPSTVDVRTGRYLDGLKLVLEGASIPQCANGTNILIPLTGPTSPEDMAVTGAGARLHAQETSSPSMLYDFEELEGELDFLTRVVALTFYPAIPGRGPMTLGEVEILGVSLPWRSIFSREENGARFVERINSHQKETSPFLSETDTNAFASNLTNDRRAPSVQSESSANSFVDLLTGELRFSDSISEPHTEAVVNKGSDLLDFLDDAIAQPVSDGSDHSKIVSSQGHSDNGSQQYITSFKHLAGPHWERRLDFMEAVKLEIERLRLNLSAADRDRALLSLGVDPASINPNLLLEDSYMGSLYRVASTLALLGQASLEDKVTSSIGLGLSDESSVDFWNVTEIGKKCSGAACQVRAETGPAAGASLTSSSSPASESIFVCSECGRRVCKVCSAGKGALLLASYNTKVNSSYNGVTSQGGSAHGYSADASSNRSPTLDGIICKLCCDEVVLDALMLDYIRVLISQRRRNRVDYAAQKALNNVFGLSSRNLIPERDDFLSSEGASKILEKLTDGEESLAEFPFASFLHPVETAAGSAPLLSLVTPFNCGSEESYWRAPPSVSSVEFVIVLGDISDVSGVVLLVSPCGYSMSDAPTVQIWASNKIDKEERSCTGKWDMQSLITSSSELCGPEKSLKDVKVPRHVKFAFRNPVRCRIIWITLRLPRLVSNSVNFERDFHLLSLDENPFAQPTRRASIGGEFDSEPCIHAKRVLVVGRTVRNEIGVSTQVSDHINVRNWLERAPQLNRFKVPIEVERLIDNDLVLEQFLSPASPMLAGFRLDGFSAIKQRVNHSPSSDIDIGATNCLLEERLTSPAVLYIQVSALQESHNMVTVAEYRLPEVKPGTPMYFDFPRQINTRRVTFRLLGDIAAFSDDPAEQDDSEYRTHPWAAGLSLANRIKLYYYADPYELGKWASLSAV
- the LOC105171948 gene encoding probable phosphoinositide phosphatase SAC9 isoform X1 → MESSAGRFLRDTSVVVVTLDSSEVYIIISLSTRTDTQVIYIDPTTGALRYTAKQGYDVFRTQNEALDYITNGSKLLCKSVTHARALLGYAALGSFALLLVATRLTASIPNLPGGGCVYTVTESQWIKISLQNPQVQSKTENKNIQELTELDIDGKHYFCETRDITRPFPSRMPVQNPDDEFVWNKWFSMPFENIGLPQHCVILLQGFADCKNFGSLGQQEGVVALTARRSRLHPGTRYLARGLNSCYSTGNEVECEQLVWIPKKAGQSVPFNTYIWRRGTIPIWWGAELKLTAAEAEIYVSDRDPYKGSAQYYQRLSQRYDSRNLGTASGGNQKKSALVPIVCVNLLRSGEGKSESILVQHFEESLNYIRSIGKLPYTRIHLINYDWHASVKLKGEQQTIEGLWYLLKAPTISIGISEGDYLPSRQRINNCKGEVIYNDDYDGAFCLRSHQNGVIRFNCADSLDRTNAASFFGALQVFTEQCRRLGISLDSDLAYGYQSPGNYAGYVAPLPPGWEKRSDAVTGKTYYIDHNTRTTTWNHPCPDKPWKRFDMTFEEFKRSTILSPVSQLADLFLVAGDIHATLYTGSKAMHSQILSIFSEEAGKFKQFSAAQNMKITLQRRYKNAVVDSSRQKQLEIFLGLRLFKHFPSVMFHPLHVPSRPFGCFLKPVPSMFSSSDGGASLLSFKRKDLIWVSAQAADVVELFIYLGEPCHVCQLLLTVAHGADDTTFPSTVDVRTGRYLDGLKLVLEGASIPQCANGTNILIPLTGPTSPEDMAVTGAGARLHAQETSSPSMLYDFEELEGELDFLTRVVALTFYPAIPGRGPMTLGEVEILGVSLPWRSIFSREENGARFVERINSHQKETSPFLSETDTNAFASNLTNDRRAPSVQSESSANSFVDLLTGELRFSDSISEPHTEAVVNKGSDLLDFLDDAIAQPVSDGSDHSKIVSSQGHSDNGSQQYITSFKHLAGPHWQERRLDFMEAVKLEIERLRLNLSAADRDRALLSLGVDPASINPNLLLEDSYMGSLYRVASTLALLGQASLEDKVTSSIGLGLSDESSVDFWNVTEIGKKCSGAACQVRAETGPAAGASLTSSSSPASESIFVCSECGRRVCKVCSAGKGALLLASYNTKVNSSYNGVTSQGGSAHGYSADASSNRSPTLDGIICKLCCDEVVLDALMLDYIRVLISQRRRNRVDYAAQKALNNVFGLSSRNLIPERDDFLSSEGASKILEKLTDGEESLAEFPFASFLHPVETAAGSAPLLSLVTPFNCGSEESYWRAPPSVSSVEFVIVLGDISDVSGVVLLVSPCGYSMSDAPTVQIWASNKIDKEERSCTGKWDMQSLITSSSELCGPEKSLKDVKVPRHVKFAFRNPVRCRIIWITLRLPRLVSNSVNFERDFHLLSLDENPFAQPTRRASIGGEFDSEPCIHAKRVLVVGRTVRNEIGVSTQVSDHINVRNWLERAPQLNRFKVPIEVERLIDNDLVLEQFLSPASPMLAGFRLDGFSAIKQRVNHSPSSDIDIGATNCLLEERLTSPAVLYIQVSALQESHNMVTVAEYRLPEVKPGTPMYFDFPRQINTRRVTFRLLGDIAAFSDDPAEQDDSEYRTHPWAAGLSLANRIKLYYYADPYELGKWASLSAV
- the LOC105171948 gene encoding probable phosphoinositide phosphatase SAC9 isoform X2, with the protein product MESSGRFLRDTSVVVVTLDSSEVYIIISLSTRTDTQVIYIDPTTGALRYTAKQGYDVFRTQNEALDYITNGSKLLCKSVTHARALLGYAALGSFALLLVATRLTASIPNLPGGGCVYTVTESQWIKISLQNPQVQSKTENKNIQELTELDIDGKHYFCETRDITRPFPSRMPVQNPDDEFVWNKWFSMPFENIGLPQHCVILLQGFADCKNFGSLGQQEGVVALTARRSRLHPGTRYLARGLNSCYSTGNEVECEQLVWIPKKAGQSVPFNTYIWRRGTIPIWWGAELKLTAAEAEIYVSDRDPYKGSAQYYQRLSQRYDSRNLGTASGGNQKKSALVPIVCVNLLRSGEGKSESILVQHFEESLNYIRSIGKLPYTRIHLINYDWHASVKLKGEQQTIEGLWYLLKAPTISIGISEGDYLPSRQRINNCKGEVIYNDDYDGAFCLRSHQNGVIRFNCADSLDRTNAASFFGALQVFTEQCRRLGISLDSDLAYGYQSPGNYAGYVAPLPPGWEKRSDAVTGKTYYIDHNTRTTTWNHPCPDKPWKRFDMTFEEFKRSTILSPVSQLADLFLVAGDIHATLYTGSKAMHSQILSIFSEEAGKFKQFSAAQNMKITLQRRYKNAVVDSSRQKQLEIFLGLRLFKHFPSVMFHPLHVPSRPFGCFLKPVPSMFSSSDGGASLLSFKRKDLIWVSAQAADVVELFIYLGEPCHVCQLLLTVAHGADDTTFPSTVDVRTGRYLDGLKLVLEGASIPQCANGTNILIPLTGPTSPEDMAVTGAGARLHAQETSSPSMLYDFEELEGELDFLTRVVALTFYPAIPGRGPMTLGEVEILGVSLPWRSIFSREENGARFVERINSHQKETSPFLSETDTNAFASNLTNDRRAPSVQSESSANSFVDLLTGELRFSDSISEPHTEAVVNKGSDLLDFLDDAIAQPVSDGSDHSKIVSSQGHSDNGSQQYITSFKHLAGPHWQERRLDFMEAVKLEIERLRLNLSAADRDRALLSLGVDPASINPNLLLEDSYMGSLYRVASTLALLGQASLEDKVTSSIGLGLSDESSVDFWNVTEIGKKCSGAACQVRAETGPAAGASLTSSSSPASESIFVCSECGRRVCKVCSAGKGALLLASYNTKVNSSYNGVTSQGGSAHGYSADASSNRSPTLDGIICKLCCDEVVLDALMLDYIRVLISQRRRNRVDYAAQKALNNVFGLSSRNLIPERDDFLSSEGASKILEKLTDGEESLAEFPFASFLHPVETAAGSAPLLSLVTPFNCGSEESYWRAPPSVSSVEFVIVLGDISDVSGVVLLVSPCGYSMSDAPTVQIWASNKIDKEERSCTGKWDMQSLITSSSELCGPEKSLKDVKVPRHVKFAFRNPVRCRIIWITLRLPRLVSNSVNFERDFHLLSLDENPFAQPTRRASIGGEFDSEPCIHAKRVLVVGRTVRNEIGVSTQVSDHINVRNWLERAPQLNRFKVPIEVERLIDNDLVLEQFLSPASPMLAGFRLDGFSAIKQRVNHSPSSDIDIGATNCLLEERLTSPAVLYIQVSALQESHNMVTVAEYRLPEVKPGTPMYFDFPRQINTRRVTFRLLGDIAAFSDDPAEQDDSEYRTHPWAAGLSLANRIKLYYYADPYELGKWASLSAV
- the LOC105171948 gene encoding probable phosphoinositide phosphatase SAC9 isoform X4 — protein: MESSAGRFLRDTSVVVVTLDSSEVYIIISLSTRTDTQVIYIDPTTGALRYTAKQGYDVFRTQNEALDYITNGSKLLCKSVTHARALLGYAALGSFALLLVATRLTASIPNLPGGGCVYTVTESQWIKISLQNPQVQSKTENKNIQELTELDIDGKHYFCETRDITRPFPSRMPVQNPDDEFVWNKWFSMPFENIGLPQHCVILLQGFADCKNFGSLGQQEGVVALTARRSRLHPGTRYLARGLNSCYSTGNEVECEQLVWIPKKAGQSVPFNTYIWRRGTIPIWWGAELKLTAAEAEIYVSDRDPYKGSAQYYQRLSQRYDSRNLGTASGGNQKKSALVPIVCVNLLRSGEGKSESILVQHFEESLNYIRSIGKLPYTRIHLINYDWHASVKLKGEQQTIEGLWYLLKAPTISIGISEGDYLPSRQRINNCKGEVIYNDDYDGAFCLRSHQNGVIRFNCADSLDRTNAASFFGALQVFTEQCRRLGISLDSDLAYGYQSPGNYAGYVAPLPPGWEKRSDAVTGKTYYIDHNTRTTTWNHPCPDKPWKRFDMTFEEFKRSTILSPVSQLADLFLVAGDIHATLYTGSKAMHSQILSIFSEEAGKFKQFSAAQNMKITLQRRYKNAVVDSSRQKQLEIFLGLRLFKHFPSVMFHPLHVPSRPFGCFLKPVPSMFSSSDGGASLLSFKRKDLIWVSAQAADVVELFIYLGEPCHVCQLLLTVAHGADDTTFPSTVDVRTGRYLDGLKLVLEGASIPQCANGTNILIPLTGPTSPEDMAVTGAGARLHAQETSSPSMLYDFEELEGELDFLTRVVALTFYPAIPGRGPMTLGEVEILGVSLPWRSIFSREENGARRAPSVQSESSANSFVDLLTGELRFSDSISEPHTEAVVNKGSDLLDFLDDAIAQPVSDGSDHSKIVSSQGHSDNGSQQYITSFKHLAGPHWQERRLDFMEAVKLEIERLRLNLSAADRDRALLSLGVDPASINPNLLLEDSYMGSLYRVASTLALLGQASLEDKVTSSIGLGLSDESSVDFWNVTEIGKKCSGAACQVRAETGPAAGASLTSSSSPASESIFVCSECGRRVCKVCSAGKGALLLASYNTKVNSSYNGVTSQGGSAHGYSADASSNRSPTLDGIICKLCCDEVVLDALMLDYIRVLISQRRRNRVDYAAQKALNNVFGLSSRNLIPERDDFLSSEGASKILEKLTDGEESLAEFPFASFLHPVETAAGSAPLLSLVTPFNCGSEESYWRAPPSVSSVEFVIVLGDISDVSGVVLLVSPCGYSMSDAPTVQIWASNKIDKEERSCTGKWDMQSLITSSSELCGPEKSLKDVKVPRHVKFAFRNPVRCRIIWITLRLPRLVSNSVNFERDFHLLSLDENPFAQPTRRASIGGEFDSEPCIHAKRVLVVGRTVRNEIGVSTQVSDHINVRNWLERAPQLNRFKVPIEVERLIDNDLVLEQFLSPASPMLAGFRLDGFSAIKQRVNHSPSSDIDIGATNCLLEERLTSPAVLYIQVSALQESHNMVTVAEYRLPEVKPGTPMYFDFPRQINTRRVTFRLLGDIAAFSDDPAEQDDSEYRTHPWAAGLSLANRIKLYYYADPYELGKWASLSAV